CATCAGGAGCCATTCCGTCGGGTATAGAGCCTTCATCATCGGATAAGGGAAGAGGCGCTAAGTGTCTGTTAGATACGGTAGACTCCTGGCCATTACGTCGTCGTACATATGAGTAGTTCGGATTACTGTGTAGTAACTCGACTTCTTCGACGTAGGGGTCTGTTTTCGATCGAACAAATTTCTTAAGTAAGACAGGTCCCGGAACGAGCCATGACGGAAGCGACTCACCGACCGGTGTTCTCCGAGGGAAATTGAATAGCTTCTCGTGTGGAGTGGCATTTATCGAAGTGCAAAGGAGTGATCGTACGCAGTGGAGAGAAAGTTTCAAGACTTGTTCCCAGTTTTCGATGGGCAGGTTCTTCGATTTTAGGGACAGCTGTATAGTTCGCCAGAGGGTGCCGTTAAGCTTTTCCACTTGCCCGTTACCCTGAGGGTTGTAGGGAGTAGTGCGAGAAGTGGCAATGTTACATTTCTTGAGGAAATTTTGTATTTCTTCCGACATGAAGCAGGATCCTCTGTCGCTATGTATGTATAAGGGCTGGCCATATTCGAAGAAAAGTTCTTTGAAGCACTTGATGACAGTTGCCGAAGATGTGTCAGGACATGGGTATGCGAAAGGATAGCGTGAGAATTCATCAATTATTGTAAGAATATATTTGTTGTTCGTGTTCGAAGGCAAAGGTCCTTTAAAATCTACATTCAATCGTTCGAAGGGCGATAAAGCTTTAATCAGAGTGCCATTTGCTTTGGCAAAGCGTGGTTTGATTTCTGCACATACGCGACATGAAACAGTCATCTTTTTGACATCGTCTAAGTTGTATGGTAGGTTCTTTAGCTTGATCCAGTGATACATTCTAGTAATCCCAGGGTGAGAAAGCGCATCGTGCAATTCGTACAGCTTATTATTGTTCATAAATGCGCAAACTCTTGAAAGAGCGTCAGCAGCAGTATTCTGAGCCCCTGGTCTGTAAATAATATCATACTTATAGCATGACAGTTCGAGCCTCCATCTTTCAATCTTGTCGTTTTTGATTTTGCTAGTATGATTTTGGTCGAAAATGTAGCTTACGGATTTCTGATCAGTGATAAGGATAAAATGTCTGTGAATAAGGTAGTGGCGCCATTTTCTAAGGCATTCGACGATAGCACAGGCTTCCTTTTCGACGGAAGCATGTTTGCGCTCGCTGTCCGACAAAGTTCTCGAGAAGAACGCAACTGGTCGACCATTTTGTGATAATGTCGCGGCTAGAGCATAATCTGATGCATCAGTCTCCACCGTCAAGGTTTCTTTATCGTCAATAGCAACCAATGCTGCCTTTTTAATATCAGATTTAAGAAGTTGAAAACTACGCTGCGCATTTGCGTCTAAAGGGAAGTTGGAATTGTTAATCAAAGGTTGAATCTTTTCCGAAAACTTATGAACCCATTTAGCGTAGTGAGCAAATAGCCCTAGAGCTCTCTTCAATTCTGCAGTATTGCGCGgtaacggtagttttattagaGGCTCCAGTCGGTCTTTATCTGGTTCAATTACGTTGTCCCTGACAGTATATCCAAGGAGGCTGATGGAACTTTTGCTGAAATTACATTTTTGTTCGTTTAGTGTGAGATTGTACTTCTTAGCAGCGGCCATGAATTGTTGTAAGTAAGTTTTTATCGTGCTCTTCTTTGTTTTTGCCGCAGACTGTGACGTCATCAAGATAAGTAAAGGTGCCTTGTAAATGTTCTTTTTCAATTATGTGTTCGAGAGTGCGTTGAAAAGCGGCAACTCCGTTAGTGACGCCAAATGGAATACGTGTAAATTGCCATAGTTTACCACAAGCTTCAAATGCGGTATATATTTTCTCTCTTTCAAGAATAGGGACTTGATGGTATGCACTCTTCAAATCAATCTGGCTAAAGTGGTTGAATTTCGCTACTTTCGAAACTATCGACTCAATGTGAGGCAGAGAATACGCATCTAGATATGTGAACTTATTGATAGTTCTGGAGTAGTCGACGACCATTCTTTTTCGATGAGATCCACCTCCAGCAACTAGTACCTGAGCGCGCCAAGGAGAGACGCTCGGCTCGATAATCCCATCTTTAAAAAGTTTAGATATCTCGGCTTGAATAAATACTTCATCGTCTTTGTTGTGACGTCTGGATTTAATAGCGATGGGCGTAATATCAGCAGATAAGTGCGTAAAGACAGATGCTGGCGGTACTGATGCTTCCATTACGCAAATATGTAAGGGTTCTCTGGTCCCTCCGAAATCGAGCTCGACTTTGGAGTGAGTTTTGAGTATATCATGGCCAACGATGACGTCCGCACATAGGTTGGTTACTATGCGTAGAAGGCGTTGCTTATATGTGTGATTATCTATTTGGAGCGTAGCAAAACAAATGCTTTCTACTTGTGACGTGTTGCTTAGAGATGCTAGATTAATTGTTTCTTTGTGCGGATATTGTTGTAATTTCATTAATTGTGCTATATTTCTATCAATGTAGCTCTTAGAGCTCCCGGTGTCAATCAGAGCGTCGGCGCGAGTGTCGTTGATAGTTATGGCGACCGTAGCTTTTCGCAAGCTCGACGGACTTGCAGCAGAATATTCGTTTTCGTAGGAATCTTGAGATGGTAAGCTCGGGATGGCATTGCTCGTGGAAGGAGAGTCACGAGACCGGCAAACTGATGCAAAGTGTCCCTTCTTGGTACATAGTTGGCAGTGAGCATGGAAAGCGGGACACTTTATTCTTTGATGTACCTTACCACCGCAAAAGAAACAACGTCGTATTGGTGGTCGAGGTACTGGGACAGCAGGAACAGCAGCATTGTGAGGATTTGTAGGTTCTTGTGAAC
The sequence above is a segment of the Cydia fagiglandana chromosome 9, ilCydFagi1.1, whole genome shotgun sequence genome. Coding sequences within it:
- the LOC134667777 gene encoding uncharacterized protein LOC134667777 translates to MLLFLLSQYLDHQYDVVSFAVVSKSSISLLGYTVRDNVIEPDKDRLEPLIKLPLPRNTAELKRALGLFAHYAKWVHKFSEKIQPLINNSNFPLDANAQRSFQLLKSDIKKAALVAIDDKETLTVETDASDYALAATLSQNGRPVAFFSRTLSDSERKHASVEKEACAIVECLRKWRHYLIHRHFILITDQKSVSYIFDQNHTSKIKNDKIERWRLELSCYKYDIIYRPGAQNTAADALSRVCAFMNNNKLYELHDALSHPGITRMYHWIKLKNLPYNLDDVKKMTVSCRVCAEIKPRFAKANGTLIKALSPFERLNVDFKGPLPSNTNNKYILTIIDEFSRYPFAYPCPDTSSATVIKCFKELFFEYGQPLYIHSDRGSCFMSEEIQNFLKKCNIATSRTTPYNPQGNGQVEKLNGTLWRTIQLSLKSKNLPIENWEQVLKLSLHCVRSLLCTSINATPHEKLFNFPRRTPVGESLPSWLVPGPVLLKKFVRSKTDPYVEEVELLHSNPNYSYVRRRNGQESTVSNRHLAPLPLSDDEGSIPDGMAPDGGSDVPTLDEEQENPVDVGTLNNDQEIYSTPPQEAPPSRIFRRSTRSKKMPQHLNDYILDPNEEIIEGENDI